From one Culex quinquefasciatus strain JHB chromosome 3, VPISU_Cqui_1.0_pri_paternal, whole genome shotgun sequence genomic stretch:
- the LOC6031006 gene encoding WD repeat-containing protein 26 homolog, with translation MLNDNSNLNGATASPMDSSSCDMNGHNNNNGQQEVAPESSNGAVATNGESSGHRAAIKLDRTNQEIVRLIGQHLKNIGLDRSAEALMQESGCCLEHPSASKFRQHVLSGDWTKADHDLQELQTMVDSKTDRTSMNEMKFLLLEQKYLEFLEEGRPIDALHVLRNELTPLQHNTPRVHQLSSYMMCTNNQQLYQRANWEGKGVKSRTRLMDRLQSYLPATVMLPPRRLRSLLAQSVEMQTERCKCHDMAWSTNIDNVSLLVDHNCSSEGFPMQALHVLNDHSDEVWFCKFSPNGLRLATGSKDNTVIVWEVDPVKLVLKNKKIFENHTYGVSFIAWSPDSKYFIVCGPEDCPDLWIWDVEQEKLVTKVSHSTDDSLTCAAFNKDGTRFVTGGTRGQFYLVDLDGTVHDHWEGVRVNGLAFRADNKTILAADTHYRIRSYSFDNARTDANLIQEQCPIMTFSVNSADRLALLNISSQGLHLWDLQDKCLVRRFQGVTQGNYTIYSCFGGVNESFVASGSEDNKVYIWHIRREEPLATLVGHTRTVNCVSWNPVYPSLLASASDDGTVRIWGPKQPQLAWAATSNNGDSASIASTISTASSASSSSSSSSGGANNDLISNSSWNIT, from the coding sequence ATGTTGAACGACAATAGCAATCTCAACGGAGCGACGGCTTCGCCGATGGACTCGTCTTCGTGCGATATGAAtggccacaacaacaacaacggccaGCAGGAGGTGGCGCCGGAGTCGAGCAACGGTGCCGTGGCCACCAATGGCGAGTCCTCGGGTCATCGTGCCGCTATCAAGTTGGACAGAACTAACCAGGAGATTGTGCGACTGATTGGGCAACACTTGAAGAACATTGGGCTGGATCGGAGTGCCGAAGCGTTGATGCAAGAGTCCGGCTGTTGCTTGGAGCATCCGTCGGCGTCCAAGTTCCGTCAGCATGTACTGTCCGGTGATTGGACCAAAGCTGACCATGATCTTCAGGAGTTGCAGACGATGGTAGATTCGAAAACGGATCGTACCAGCATGAATGAGATGAAGTTTTTGCTGTTGGAGCAAAAGTATTTGGAGTTTCTGGAGGAGGGTCGTCCGATCGACGCTCTGCACGTGTTGCGTAACGAGTTGACACCGTTGCAGCACAACACGCCCCGTGTTCATCAGCTGTCGTCGTACATGATGTGCACCAACAATCAACAGTTGTACCAGCGGGCCAACTGGGAAGGCAAGGGCGTCAAGTCCCGCACCCGACTGATGGACCGTTTGCAGTCGTACCTGCCGGCCACCGTCATGCTGCCACCGAGACGTCTCCGTAGTTTGCTTGCGCAGTCAGTCGAGATGCAAACTGAACGCTGCAAATGTCACGATATGGCCTGGAGTACCAACATTGACAACGTGTCGCTGCTGGTTGACCACAACTGCTCGTCCGAGGGCTTCCCGATGCAGGCACTGCACGTACTGAACGACCACTCGGATGAGGTGTGGTTCTGCAAGTTTTCACCGAATGGCCTCCGGTTGGCAACGGGCTCCAAAGACAACACCGTCATCGTTTGGGAGGTGGATCCGGTCAAGTTGGTgctgaaaaataagaaaatattcgaaaatcacaCCTACGGAGTTAGCTTTATCGCCTGGAGCCCGGACTCGAAGTACTTTATCGTGTGCGGTCCGGAGGATTGCCCCGACCTGTGGATCTGGGACGTGGAGCAAGAAAAGCTCGTGACGAAGGTATCGCATTCTACCGACGACAGTCTGACATGTGCCGCGTTCAACAAGGACGGCACACGATTCGTCACCGGAGGAACCCGGGGCCAATTTTATCTGGTTGACCTGGACGGAACCGTCCACGACCACTGGGAGGGAGTTCGTGTGAACGGGTTGGCGTTCCGTGCGGACAACAAAACGATTCTAGCTGCCGACACGCACTACCGAATACGGAGCTATAGCTTCGACAATGCCCGCACCGATGCCAACCTCATCCAGGAGCAGTGCCCGATTATGACGTTCTCGGTCAACTCGGCCGACCGACTGGCGTTGCTCAACATCTCGTCGCAGGGTCTGCACCTGTGGGACTTGCAGGACAAGTGTCTGGTGCGACGCTTCCAGGGCGTTACGCAGGGCAATTACACCATCTATTCGTGCTTTGGCGGCGTGAACGAAAGCTTCGTCGCAAGTGGCAGCGAGGACAACAAGGTGTACATCTGGCACATTCGCCGCGAGGAACCGCTGGCCACGCTCGTGGGCCACACGCGAACCGTCAACTGCGTCAGTTGGAATCCGGTCTATCCGTCCCTGTTGGCGTCCGCTTCCGACGACGGCACGGTGCGGATCTGGGGACCGAAACAGCCCCAGCTGGCCTGGGCCGCCACCAGCAACAACGGCGACTCGGCGTCGATCGCCTCCACCATCAGCACCGCCTCGTCCGCGTCCTCGTCGTCCTCATCGTCGTCCGGTGGCGCGAACAACGATCTTATATCCAACTCTTCGTGGAATATCACATAA
- the LOC6031007 gene encoding transmembrane emp24 domain-containing protein 5: MVAATKSCTWHTTAILVLLLIGLAGTQQQPQQQQQQPPQQQAEQQESRPWYEALPAVAMDYKVHIEAGKEDCYFQYVQPGSTFYVSFQVIRGGDGMAGFAVRNPRGEIVHPYQWQASSDYTDGSSMGGYYAVCIDNQFAKFASKLVNLYLTVIRYDEWEKYTKEIEDLNVNINNFTGTISTVERNLNAMFQYQSHSRNTEARDYALIIDNNSYVQSWSLLQIVVIILTTSVQVYFVRKLFDVKSGTSTKMRI; this comes from the exons ATGGTCGCAGCAACGAAATCCTGTACGTGGCATACGACGGCGATCCTGGTGCTGTTGCTGATCGGCCTGGCCGGAACTCAACAGCAacctcagcagcagcagcaacaacctcCGCAGCAGCAAGCGGAACAACAGGAGTCACGACCATGGTACGAAGCCCTTCCGGCGGTGGCCATGGATTACAAGGTGCACATTGAGGCTGGAAAAGAAGACTGCTACTTTCAGTATGTCCAACCGGGCAGCACTTTCTACGTCAGCTTTCAG GTGATCCGGGGTGGTGACGGAATGGCCGGATTTGCCGTGCGGAATCCACGGGGTGAGATTGTGCACCCGTACCAGTGGCAGGCGTCCAGCGATTACACCGACGGATCGTCGATGGGTGGATACTATGCCGTGTGTATCGATAACCAGTTTGCCAAATTTGCGTCGAAGCTTGTGAATCTGTACCTGACGGTGATCCGGTACGACGAGTGGGAGAAGTACACCAAGGAGATTGAGGATTTGAACGTGAACATTAACAACTTTACG GGCACAATCTCGACGGTGGAGCGCAACCTGAACGCCATGTTCCAGTACCAGTCGCACTCGCGGAACACCGAAGCCCGCGACTACGCGCTGATCATCGACAACAACTCGTACGTGCAAAGCTGGTCCCTGCTGCAGATCGTCGTCATCATCCTAACCACCTCGGTGCAGGTGTACTTTGTGCGGAAGCTGTTTGACGTCAAGAGCGGTACGAGCACCAAGATGCggatttga
- the LOC6031009 gene encoding serine/threonine-protein kinase 3 yields MSSKNELKKLSEESLTRQPEEVFDIICKLGEGSYGSVYKALHKESEQVLAIKQVPVDTDLQEIIKEISIMQQCDSPYVVKYYGSYFKNTDLWIVMEYCGAGSVSDIMRLRKKTLSEDEIATILIDTLKGLEYLHLRRKIHRDIKAGNILLNSEGHAKLADFGVAGQLTDTMAKRNTVIGTPFWMAPEVIEEIGYDCVADIWSLGITALEMAEGKPPYGDIHPMRAIFMIPTKPPPSFRDPDIWSPEFIDFVSLCLVKNPEERATATDLLTHEFIRNAKPCSILSQMIAEAKEIRENQSYRHAAAISQANKQLQNNNNNNNSQDADSDEEDVNSRTMKQFPEDCGTLVPGRDDGDGTMIAHTDCGTLVPDSATMVELQSNLGTMVINSDSEESTMKRHDTNPDKPKYRPLFLDHFDKKEAEAASFVTKANNQHNYNDEESSSPEDPHQDASPQRPQPQVQTPTKQQVQQVPDPSAPPLTQSLEEQQLNEERQRFQSHLQLQLNQISAANGPNMQHQIQYQQSPVAVTTPDGLGGGGGGGNGAMEAHNRNFNNRINLIDSEYDSLKFLNYEQLEQRLASIDKEMEKELAETNKRYYAKRKPIIDAIEAKQQKRQQKLEEF; encoded by the exons ATGTCTTCCAAAAA CGAACTGAAGAAACTCTCGGAGGAGAGCTTGACCCGGCAGCCCGAGGAGGTGTTCGACATCATCTGCAAGTTGGGCGAGGGCAGCTATGGTTCGGTCTACAAGGCACTTCACAAGGAAAGCGAGCAGGTTCTCGCGATCAAGCAGGTTCCGGTGGACACCGACCTGCAGGAAATCATCAAAGAGATCTCGATCATGCAGCAGTGCGATTCGCCGTACGTGGTGAAGTACTATGGAAGTTACTTTAAGAATACGGATTTGTGGATCGTGATGGAGTATTGCGGGGCGGGTAGCGTGTCGGATATTATGCGGTTGAGGAAGAAGACGTTGTCGGAGGATGAGATTGCGACGATCCTGATCGATACGTTGAAGGGGTTGGAGTATCTTCACTTGAGGAGGAAGATCCATCGGGATATCAAGGCGGGGAATATCTTGTTGAACTCGGAGGGTCACGCCAAACTGGCGGATTTTGGAGTGGCGGGTCAGCTGACGGACACGATGGCCAAACGAAACACTGTGATTGGGACGCCCTTCTGGATGGCCCCGGAAGTGATAGAGGAGATCGGATACGACTGCGTGGCGGACATCTGGTCGCTGGGCATCACGGCACTGGAGATGGCCGAGGGTAAGCCACCGTACGGGGACATTCACCCGATGAGGGCGATTTTCATGATACCAACGAAGCCACCACCCTCGTTCCGCGATCCGGACATTTGGAGTCCGGAGTTTATCGACTTTGTCAGTTTGTGCCTGGTCAAGAATCCGGAGGAACGAGCAACCGCCACGGATCTGTTGACGCATGAGTTTATCA GGAATGCCAAACCGTGCAGTATTCTTAGTCAGATGATTGCAGAAGCGAAGGAAATCCGGGAGAACCAAAGCTATCGGCACGCGGCGGCCATCAGTCAGGCCAACAAGCAGCTGCAGaataacaacaataacaacaacagccAGGATGCGGACTCGGACGAGGAGGACGTCAACTCGCGGACGATGAAACAATTCCCCGAGGACTGCGGCACGCTAGTACCGGGCCGGGACGACGGCGACGGAACGATGATTGCCCACACCGACTGCGGAACGCTGGTGCCGGACAGTGCGACGATGGTGGAACTGCAGTCGAACCTTGGAACGATGGTCATCAATTCGGACTCGGAGGAATCGACCATGAAGA GACACGACACCAATCCGGACAAGCCCAAGTACCGCCCCCTCTTTCTGGACCACTTTGACAAGAAGGAAGCGGAAGCGGCCAGCTTTGTGACGAAAGCCAACAACCAACACAACTACAACGACGAGGAGAGCTCCTCGCCGGAAGATCCCCACCAGGACGCTTCGCCGCAGCGACCCCAACCGCAGGTGCAAACCCCGACCAAACAGCAGGTGCAGCAGGTGCCCGACCCGAGCGCTCCGCCGTTGACGCAAAGCCTCGAGGAGCAGCAGCTGAACGAGGAACGACAGCGATTTCAGTCCCATCTGCAGCTGCAGCTCAACCAGATCTCCGCCGCCAACGGCCCCAACATGCAGCACCAGATTCAGTACCAGCAATCGCCGGTGGCTGTAACGACGCCGGACGGACTCGGAGGTGGTGGGGGTGGCGGCAACGGCGCCATGGAGGCCCACAACAGGAACTTTAACAATCGGATCAACCTGATTGACAGTGAATATGATTCG CTGAAATTCCTCAACTACGAACAGCTCGAGCAGCGGCTGGCCAGCATCGACAAGGAGATGGAGAAGGAGCTGGCGGAGACGAACAAGCGCTACTACGCCAAGCGGAAGCCCATCATCGACGCGATCGAGGCCAAACAGCAGAAGCGGCAGCAAAAGCTGGAGGAGTTTTGA